One window of Alkalispirochaeta americana genomic DNA carries:
- a CDS encoding chemotaxis protein CheW — protein sequence MSDHNDELQLVTFQLGAEYYGIDIMQVKSIEETKEVRPIPNSPAYVEGIFNLRGEIIPVINLHKRFHLARVAADEDDELLRGFLIIRVAGMHVAIIIDKVSRVLTVSAGEIQQPPQMISGIGAEYIEGVVAREEGYLIILDIDRLFNMRELAQLETIAR from the coding sequence ATGAGCGATCATAACGACGAACTACAGTTAGTGACATTTCAGCTTGGTGCTGAGTACTATGGGATCGACATTATGCAGGTGAAAAGTATTGAGGAAACCAAAGAGGTTCGCCCGATACCGAATTCGCCGGCTTATGTGGAAGGCATCTTTAATCTTCGCGGTGAGATCATCCCGGTAATAAACCTGCACAAGCGTTTTCATCTCGCCCGTGTCGCCGCCGACGAGGACGATGAACTCCTGCGGGGTTTTCTGATCATCCGGGTGGCGGGAATGCACGTGGCGATCATCATCGATAAAGTATCCCGGGTTCTCACGGTGAGCGCCGGCGAAATTCAGCAGCCACCACAAATGATCTCGGGAATTGGAGCTGAATACATCGAGGGTGTCGTGGCCCGTGAAGAGGGATACCTGATTATTCTTGATATCGACAGGCTCTTCAATATGCGTGAACTGGCTCAGCTGGAAACGATAGCCCGGTAA
- a CDS encoding DegT/DnrJ/EryC1/StrS family aminotransferase, whose translation MIPTFRPTIRRADMDAVLTRLAEDSIGSGVLASEFSQKLAKYLNRRSGVSLRSWGLAFRAALTALTLPAGARIGCSVLAPEAVRRQIELMGFEAVLLDTQKEVPLLPSPLNVDYEIFRLDAIYVDTRLGFVADLESFSQLGIPLIEDVSEGLGGNTGSVMAGSVGELAIIGLEPDHIITAGGGAVVATSNTRRVSALNSAVNGESGDLPLPDMNSALGLTQMKQLETFIERRRELARRFMRTLQRTRHSLPVQPGEGENVYFALPVLVESSPRDVEHYARTHGVTVIRAFQETILNALSDADTSREEPPEADSESGTVLERYPHALSLAGRMVLFPLFPTLSKADQERIERVLATLP comes from the coding sequence ATGATTCCCACATTTCGACCTACTATCAGACGGGCTGACATGGATGCGGTCCTCACACGGCTTGCCGAAGACTCCATCGGTTCGGGCGTCTTGGCAAGCGAGTTTTCACAGAAGCTGGCCAAGTATCTCAACCGTCGCAGTGGGGTGTCCTTGCGTAGCTGGGGTTTGGCCTTTCGCGCGGCTCTCACGGCCTTGACTCTGCCTGCAGGGGCGCGAATCGGTTGTTCCGTCCTGGCGCCGGAAGCAGTTCGTCGTCAAATAGAGCTAATGGGCTTTGAAGCGGTGCTCCTGGACACACAAAAGGAAGTCCCTCTTCTTCCTTCTCCCCTGAACGTGGATTATGAGATATTCCGCCTGGATGCAATCTACGTTGACACTCGGTTGGGGTTCGTGGCCGATCTGGAAAGCTTCTCCCAACTTGGGATTCCCCTTATCGAGGACGTATCGGAGGGGCTCGGGGGAAACACGGGGAGCGTCATGGCCGGCAGTGTGGGCGAACTTGCCATAATCGGTCTTGAGCCGGATCATATCATTACTGCAGGAGGCGGGGCGGTGGTTGCTACAAGTAACACTCGCCGGGTCTCGGCCCTGAATAGCGCCGTGAACGGGGAGTCGGGTGATCTGCCTCTTCCCGACATGAACTCCGCCTTGGGGCTCACTCAAATGAAACAGCTCGAGACGTTCATAGAACGTCGCAGAGAGCTGGCTCGAAGATTCATGCGAACACTGCAGCGAACTCGCCACTCTCTGCCCGTGCAGCCGGGAGAGGGCGAAAACGTCTATTTTGCGCTTCCCGTGCTGGTGGAAAGCTCGCCCCGGGACGTGGAACACTACGCACGAACTCACGGGGTGACAGTGATCCGCGCCTTCCAGGAGACCATTTTGAATGCCCTCTCCGATGCCGACACCTCCCGGGAGGAGCCTCCTGAAGCCGACTCTGAATCCGGGACGGTTCTGGAACGGTATCCTCACGCCCTTTCCTTGGCGGGGCGAATGGTTCTGTTTCCTCTCTTTCCCACATTGAGCAAGGCTGACCAGGAGCGGATTGAACGCGTTCTCGCTACGCTTCCCTGA
- a CDS encoding NAD(+)/NADH kinase, with amino-acid sequence MPVKDPIQSVLVIANTAKAGARELAGEIESYCIHRGLRALVVLYEGESSSLPEKDGFDLAITLGGDGTVLFASRVLAGHNVPILPVNLGDFGFISEVGHDEWQQALERYLAGGIDIGDRLVLDVEVVREGKPLCAFRGLNDAVVSSEGISRMIRLTVRLSDQYLGVYRADGVMVATPTGSTAYSAAAGGPILHPEMEAMILNPICPFTLSHRPIVIPPDEVVEISIAQEQRTEVALTVDGQTLTPLVQGDAVIVRASPKKARIVRSDRRTFYEVLRSKLNWAGGLDD; translated from the coding sequence ATGCCAGTGAAAGACCCAATCCAATCGGTGCTGGTCATTGCCAACACCGCAAAAGCCGGAGCCCGTGAACTTGCTGGTGAGATCGAATCCTATTGCATCCACCGCGGGTTGAGGGCCCTGGTTGTGCTTTACGAGGGAGAGTCCTCATCTCTCCCCGAAAAAGACGGCTTCGATCTGGCTATAACCCTGGGTGGAGATGGGACTGTCCTTTTTGCAAGCCGGGTCCTCGCCGGGCACAACGTGCCGATTCTCCCGGTGAACCTGGGTGATTTTGGTTTCATCAGCGAAGTTGGTCACGACGAATGGCAGCAAGCTCTGGAACGATATCTTGCTGGAGGGATCGATATCGGAGATCGTCTGGTGCTGGATGTAGAAGTAGTGCGAGAGGGGAAGCCTCTCTGCGCCTTCCGGGGGCTGAACGATGCCGTTGTTTCTTCGGAAGGCATATCCCGGATGATACGGCTCACGGTTCGCTTAAGCGATCAGTATCTGGGGGTCTATCGAGCTGATGGGGTGATGGTCGCCACTCCCACGGGCTCAACAGCCTATTCTGCTGCCGCAGGGGGGCCTATTCTCCACCCTGAGATGGAGGCAATGATTCTCAATCCGATCTGTCCGTTCACCCTGTCTCACCGACCAATTGTTATTCCTCCCGATGAAGTGGTGGAAATATCGATTGCGCAGGAGCAACGGACAGAGGTTGCCCTGACTGTGGATGGTCAGACCCTGACGCCTCTGGTCCAGGGAGATGCCGTAATCGTGCGGGCCAGCCCGAAAAAGGCGAGGATTGTTCGCTCCGATCGAAGAACGTTCTATGAAGTCCTCCGAAGCAAACTGAATTGGGCGGGTGGTTTGGATGATTGA
- the recN gene encoding DNA repair protein RecN: MIERITVRNFILVEHLELDFTPGFTVLTGETGAGKSILVGALSLLFGGKGGADLVRAGAQEAMVAGEFNVAGHTECASWLSSRDIAPDEGVVLIRRTVKTSGRGTIYMQDVPVTRSDLEEFAGFLLDLHSQHEHQSLFHESSHRRLVDRYAGIEADVARYGEDFSRLGDVQQQLQRLREREKDRQREIEMLEFSLQEIESAGIRPGEWDDLEIERAKLVQYEKLATHIEAVCHLTDSSLAGTPSLVEQLKTARIELAAAARIDPSLEGEASRLENSYYEMEDLLQSVTGYRDQMVYDPARLDVIEERLGLLRGLFRKYGETEEQVLRYAEEARVSLAEIEKAGESREKLTHDILLLEQRLGQEARRLSSLRSEAGQGLQKQIREVLAELAMGRAEFIVSVQIRTGESGRLICGPHGADRIRFLISTNIGEEPRPLSQVASGGELSRIMLAIKTVLAGSDDLRTLVFDEIDTGIGGQVALALAAHLRSLADHTQVICITHLATIAVRADNHIAVEKHVEGDRTIISARKLADQDCVQEIARMLSGDGQETHSVEHARALLDRYRGDAHGKD; the protein is encoded by the coding sequence ATGATTGAGCGCATAACAGTCCGCAATTTTATTCTGGTTGAGCACCTTGAGCTGGATTTTACCCCGGGATTCACCGTGTTGACAGGAGAAACCGGGGCAGGAAAAAGTATTCTCGTGGGTGCCCTCTCGTTGCTCTTTGGCGGAAAGGGAGGGGCCGATCTGGTTCGTGCCGGTGCTCAGGAAGCGATGGTGGCGGGGGAATTCAATGTGGCAGGTCATACTGAGTGTGCATCCTGGCTCTCCTCCCGCGACATTGCCCCCGATGAGGGAGTCGTGCTGATTCGACGTACCGTGAAGACCTCCGGTCGCGGAACGATTTATATGCAGGATGTTCCTGTGACCCGGAGTGATCTGGAGGAATTTGCCGGATTCCTGCTTGATTTACACAGTCAGCATGAACACCAATCACTCTTTCATGAGAGTTCTCACCGCCGCCTGGTTGACCGCTATGCGGGAATCGAAGCGGACGTGGCCCGGTACGGCGAGGATTTTTCCCGTCTGGGAGATGTGCAACAGCAGTTGCAACGTCTGAGAGAACGGGAAAAAGATCGCCAGCGCGAAATTGAAATGCTCGAGTTTTCGCTCCAGGAAATAGAATCGGCAGGAATACGTCCCGGCGAGTGGGACGATCTGGAGATAGAGAGAGCAAAACTGGTCCAGTACGAAAAACTGGCAACTCACATTGAGGCAGTCTGCCACCTGACTGATTCTTCTCTTGCGGGAACACCTTCCCTGGTGGAACAGCTCAAAACAGCCAGGATCGAGCTTGCGGCTGCCGCCCGAATAGATCCATCCCTGGAGGGAGAGGCCTCACGACTGGAGAACTCCTACTACGAGATGGAAGATCTTCTTCAGTCGGTGACGGGGTATCGTGATCAAATGGTTTATGATCCGGCCCGACTGGATGTGATAGAAGAACGGCTGGGTCTGTTGCGGGGGCTCTTCAGGAAATACGGCGAGACGGAAGAGCAGGTTTTGCGCTACGCCGAGGAGGCAAGAGTTTCTCTGGCCGAGATAGAAAAGGCTGGAGAGAGCCGTGAAAAGCTGACTCATGATATCCTTCTGCTGGAGCAACGCCTTGGGCAGGAAGCCCGGCGACTCAGCTCCCTTCGCAGTGAGGCCGGTCAAGGCCTGCAGAAACAGATTCGGGAGGTTCTTGCAGAGCTGGCCATGGGGCGGGCGGAATTTATCGTCTCGGTTCAGATCAGAACAGGTGAATCAGGCCGGCTCATCTGTGGGCCCCACGGTGCTGATCGAATCCGATTCTTGATTTCCACAAACATCGGGGAAGAACCCCGTCCCCTTTCCCAGGTTGCTTCGGGAGGAGAACTCTCGCGGATAATGCTGGCTATCAAGACGGTCCTGGCCGGTAGCGATGATCTGCGCACGCTGGTCTTTGATGAGATAGATACGGGAATTGGAGGCCAGGTGGCGCTGGCTCTGGCAGCCCACTTGCGAAGTCTGGCAGACCACACCCAGGTGATTTGCATTACGCACCTTGCGACGATCGCTGTTCGTGCCGATAATCATATAGCGGTGGAGAAACATGTAGAGGGCGATCGTACGATTATTTCCGCACGGAAGCTCGCTGATCAGGATTGCGTGCAAGAGATAGCCCGGATGCTCTCTGGTGATGGCCAGGAGACGCACAGTGTGGAGCACGCCCGCGCCCTGCTTGACCGCTATCGGGGAGATGCTCATGGGAAAGATTAG
- a CDS encoding DUF4912 domain-containing protein: protein MIRRRLEELSLQALFTLAEQNGLDLGPDTDRSSVIEELQDLIAENQEDREQNNSVTVQIQQKKFALINDDDTPLTGEQLDSFELPDDYEINKITLMLRDPRWAFAYWDLSSAKKREYSESSRFDGISLRVIEVEREKQEIIIRDSFEIPVQLSDSSWYIHIPRQQTSYRIQLIGLNQHRRELLAVSNRVYVPAAHLPVMPEAMTPQQMALFELCGMEYLEVSPFGSDAAQSTQE from the coding sequence GTGATTAGACGTCGCCTGGAAGAACTGTCCCTGCAAGCCCTTTTTACCCTGGCAGAGCAGAACGGGCTGGATCTTGGGCCGGATACGGATCGTTCATCGGTTATCGAGGAGCTGCAGGATCTGATCGCTGAGAACCAAGAGGATCGGGAACAAAATAACAGTGTTACCGTTCAAATTCAGCAAAAAAAGTTTGCTCTGATCAACGATGACGATACGCCTCTGACAGGGGAGCAGCTGGATAGCTTTGAGCTTCCCGATGACTACGAGATAAACAAAATAACCCTGATGCTGAGGGATCCTCGCTGGGCCTTTGCTTACTGGGATTTAAGCTCGGCGAAGAAACGGGAGTACAGTGAGTCTTCCCGTTTTGACGGAATCTCCCTGCGGGTTATTGAGGTGGAGCGGGAAAAACAGGAGATCATCATTCGTGACTCCTTTGAGATTCCTGTGCAGCTGAGTGACTCAAGCTGGTACATACACATTCCCAGGCAACAGACTTCGTATCGAATTCAGCTGATCGGGCTGAACCAGCATCGTCGGGAACTTCTGGCTGTTTCCAATCGAGTGTACGTCCCGGCGGCTCATTTGCCGGTGATGCCCGAGGCGATGACGCCCCAGCAGATGGCGCTCTTTGAGCTCTGCGGTATGGAGTATCTGGAAGTGAGTCCCTTCGGCAGCGACGCTGCACAGTCGACGCAGGAGTAA
- a CDS encoding glycoside hydrolase family 57 protein, whose product MGKSILILHSHLPLVRHPEYETFLEERWLFEAISETYLPLLRMMHRLDTEGIPSPMAMCFSPTLSFMLQDPLLMERYGRFLDKNIELAEQELDRTAGEPAVHSLARMYHSRYTTDREELHSLYGGNILKGFDRFARKGTIELIATAATHAFLPNYRSYSEVVRCQVELGVESHTKHFGRPPRGFWLPECGYYEGLDRILADAGVEYFVGAAHGVLFGEPSPDTGTYAPLATKAGVAVFPRDVYTATWVWSSNQGYPTNPSYRDFYRDIGYDLPLEQVGPFIHDGNVRIDTGFKYHAITGPTDDKELYDQEAGRRKAREHARDFYTRQKEHSARLGEVLSAEPVITSPFDTELFGHWWFEGPQWLEELFRVAHEDQQECVKANGAEGAPFSMTTPSSYLDEFGPAGEVAPTFSSWGSGGYAQVWMDGTNDWLYRHTHQAVERMAELVARFPDESGLKERALNQAAREVLLAMASDWPFIMNARTVVTYAERRVKEHLYNFTRVYAALSQRNMGTEWLTRLEKKHPLFPDLNYRRMKRATTEALRDLI is encoded by the coding sequence GTGGGAAAATCTATCCTCATTCTTCATTCGCATTTGCCTTTGGTACGCCATCCTGAGTACGAAACGTTCCTGGAAGAGCGATGGCTCTTTGAGGCGATCAGCGAAACCTACCTTCCTTTGTTGCGGATGATGCACCGCCTTGATACCGAAGGAATTCCTTCGCCCATGGCGATGTGCTTTTCGCCTACCTTGAGTTTCATGCTCCAGGATCCTCTTCTGATGGAGCGCTACGGGCGCTTCCTGGACAAGAACATTGAACTGGCAGAGCAGGAACTGGATCGGACAGCGGGCGAACCGGCTGTTCATTCCCTGGCTCGCATGTATCATTCCCGTTACACCACGGACCGCGAAGAGCTTCATTCTCTGTATGGAGGAAATATCCTCAAGGGTTTTGACCGCTTCGCCCGGAAGGGGACCATTGAGCTGATCGCCACGGCTGCCACGCATGCCTTTCTTCCCAATTACCGCAGCTATTCCGAGGTGGTTCGTTGCCAGGTGGAGCTGGGGGTCGAGAGTCATACAAAGCACTTTGGGCGTCCGCCCCGTGGCTTCTGGCTCCCCGAATGCGGCTATTACGAGGGGCTTGACCGGATTCTCGCCGATGCGGGGGTCGAATATTTTGTTGGGGCTGCCCACGGGGTTCTCTTTGGCGAGCCCTCTCCCGATACGGGAACTTACGCACCTCTCGCTACAAAGGCGGGGGTTGCTGTTTTTCCTCGCGATGTCTACACAGCGACGTGGGTTTGGTCATCAAACCAGGGATATCCCACCAATCCCTCGTACCGGGATTTTTACCGCGATATCGGCTACGATCTCCCCCTGGAGCAGGTAGGGCCGTTTATCCACGATGGAAACGTCAGAATAGATACGGGATTCAAGTATCACGCCATTACCGGACCAACCGACGATAAAGAGCTTTATGACCAGGAGGCAGGACGACGAAAGGCCCGGGAACACGCCCGCGATTTCTACACTCGCCAAAAAGAGCATAGTGCACGACTGGGAGAGGTTCTTTCCGCAGAACCTGTAATAACCAGCCCCTTTGACACTGAGCTCTTTGGTCATTGGTGGTTCGAGGGGCCACAGTGGCTGGAAGAACTTTTTCGTGTTGCCCACGAGGATCAGCAGGAGTGTGTGAAGGCCAACGGTGCAGAGGGCGCTCCTTTTTCCATGACCACCCCGTCGTCCTATCTGGACGAGTTTGGCCCTGCCGGTGAGGTGGCTCCCACTTTTTCCAGTTGGGGGAGCGGGGGCTACGCCCAGGTTTGGATGGATGGAACCAATGACTGGCTCTACCGCCACACCCATCAGGCAGTAGAGCGAATGGCTGAATTGGTGGCCCGGTTCCCCGATGAATCGGGGTTGAAGGAACGCGCCCTGAACCAGGCAGCCCGGGAAGTCCTTCTTGCCATGGCCTCGGACTGGCCGTTCATCATGAACGCCCGCACCGTGGTGACCTACGCGGAACGAAGGGTCAAGGAACACCTGTACAATTTTACCCGGGTCTACGCAGCCCTCTCTCAGCGAAATATGGGAACCGAATGGCTCACGAGGCTCGAGAAAAAACACCCTCTGTTCCCTGACCTCAATTATCGCCGGATGAAACGGGCCACCACCGAGGCTTTGAGGGATCTGATCTGA
- the mraZ gene encoding division/cell wall cluster transcriptional repressor MraZ: MITGQYRSVLDEKGRVLLPSRLRGEIPGSSLVVTAGIDRCLWLFPPDEWKQLSDQLMEAASPFSRRARLLQRRIIAPAQEIELDKTGRILIPPSLKETVGLKKDCVLHGIKKYIEIWDVDEYSAYLRENEDEFQEAAEELGGAVSFF; this comes from the coding sequence ATGATTACTGGCCAATACCGGAGTGTTCTCGACGAAAAGGGCAGGGTGTTGCTACCCAGTCGCTTGCGGGGCGAGATTCCAGGATCATCTCTGGTGGTCACCGCAGGAATTGATCGTTGCCTGTGGCTGTTCCCCCCCGATGAGTGGAAGCAATTGTCGGATCAGCTCATGGAGGCTGCGTCTCCCTTTTCACGGCGCGCCAGGCTCCTGCAGCGACGTATTATTGCGCCGGCTCAGGAGATTGAGCTGGACAAGACGGGGCGGATTCTCATTCCGCCGAGCCTGAAGGAGACCGTGGGGCTCAAGAAGGATTGCGTCCTCCACGGAATAAAAAAATATATCGAGATATGGGATGTGGACGAATATTCTGCGTATCTCCGGGAGAATGAAGATGAATTTCAGGAGGCGGCCGAAGAACTGGGAGGAGCCGTCTCCTTCTTTTGA
- the rsmH gene encoding 16S rRNA (cytosine(1402)-N(4))-methyltransferase RsmH has protein sequence MKWEARDLDVVRADGKARDNRDILAMETLDRGDALIMTDLVHEPVLLQSVEEFFFPLHPGGVICDATLGGGGHTARFLERSQSCRVVGIDVDSQMLARARKRLGDDPRVEFVCGWFDEVLAERSGFDRILIDLGVSMIHMKSPDRGFSLREEGPLDMRLDATGDGLPAAEFILQRSEQELADVIFRYGEERYSRRIAAAIVDARDAKGIHTTADLAEIVRRAVPPAYRRGRTHPATKTFQALRIAVNDELGRLERVLPRAAAALNPGGRLGIITFHSLEDRIVKHRFRDMSREKNSSEPSHMPMVVEEESFRVITRKPIVPSEEERATNPASRSAKLRILERKHPGESQGDRS, from the coding sequence ATGAAGTGGGAAGCACGCGATCTGGACGTGGTGCGTGCAGACGGAAAAGCCCGTGACAATCGGGATATTTTGGCTATGGAGACGCTTGACCGCGGAGATGCTTTGATAATGACAGATCTTGTGCATGAGCCAGTTTTGTTGCAGTCCGTGGAAGAGTTCTTTTTTCCACTGCATCCGGGGGGGGTGATCTGTGATGCCACCCTGGGAGGAGGGGGCCACACTGCCCGTTTCCTGGAGCGCTCTCAATCATGTCGCGTTGTGGGGATTGATGTGGATAGTCAGATGCTGGCCCGGGCACGGAAAAGGCTTGGAGATGATCCTCGGGTGGAGTTTGTTTGTGGCTGGTTCGACGAGGTCCTGGCAGAGCGAAGCGGCTTTGACAGAATTCTGATCGATCTGGGGGTTTCGATGATTCATATGAAAAGCCCCGATCGGGGATTCTCCCTGCGAGAGGAAGGCCCTCTGGATATGCGGCTGGACGCGACAGGCGACGGCCTTCCGGCGGCCGAGTTTATCCTGCAGAGGAGCGAGCAGGAGCTGGCCGACGTGATTTTCCGTTACGGCGAGGAACGCTATTCGCGTCGTATCGCTGCCGCGATTGTGGATGCCCGCGATGCAAAGGGAATACATACCACGGCAGACTTGGCCGAGATCGTGCGGAGGGCTGTTCCCCCGGCCTACCGCCGGGGAAGAACGCATCCCGCAACAAAAACCTTCCAGGCTCTCCGGATTGCCGTAAACGATGAGCTCGGAAGGCTTGAACGGGTACTGCCCCGGGCAGCGGCGGCTCTGAACCCCGGAGGCCGTCTGGGGATCATTACCTTTCACTCGCTGGAAGACCGGATTGTAAAGCATCGATTTCGGGACATGTCCCGCGAAAAGAACTCTTCCGAACCTTCCCATATGCCGATGGTAGTGGAAGAGGAAAGCTTTCGGGTGATTACCAGGAAGCCAATCGTTCCTTCGGAGGAGGAGAGGGCAACCAACCCCGCCTCACGAAGCGCCAAACTCCGTATTCTGGAGCGAAAGCACCCAGGAGAGTCCCAGGGGGATAGATCATGA